One segment of Sphingomonas qomolangmaensis DNA contains the following:
- a CDS encoding ankyrin repeat domain-containing protein, which produces MTITARARIALVFSLMALPATFASPVAAQQFSASYKFLKAVRDADGNEVNKILGEPGQSIINTKDRSTGEGAVHIVTKRGDATYLRFLLQKGANPNLADARGNTPMMLAVENGFSEGIEALKTYKADPNLANSSGETPLIRAVQMRRFELVRDLLAAGADPDQTDVIAGLSARQYATRDARSPAITKLLADAPKRARAPAAAAGPRL; this is translated from the coding sequence GTGACCATTACCGCCCGCGCTCGGATCGCGCTCGTCTTCTCGCTCATGGCGCTGCCCGCGACCTTCGCCAGCCCGGTCGCCGCGCAGCAATTCTCGGCCAGCTACAAGTTCCTGAAGGCGGTCCGCGATGCCGACGGCAACGAGGTGAACAAGATCCTGGGCGAACCCGGCCAGTCGATCATCAACACCAAGGATCGCTCGACCGGCGAGGGCGCGGTCCACATCGTCACCAAGCGCGGCGACGCCACCTATCTGCGCTTCCTGCTGCAAAAGGGCGCCAATCCCAATCTGGCCGACGCGCGCGGCAACACGCCGATGATGCTCGCGGTAGAAAACGGCTTCAGCGAGGGGATCGAGGCGCTCAAGACCTACAAGGCCGATCCCAATCTGGCGAACAGCAGCGGCGAAACCCCGCTGATCCGCGCGGTGCAGATGCGCCGCTTCGAACTGGTGCGCGACCTGCTCGCCGCAGGTGCCGATCCCGACCAGACCGACGTGATCGCCGGGCTCTCGGCGCGCCAATACGCCACCCGTGACGCGCGCTCGCCCGCGATCACAAAATTGCTCGCCGACGCCCCCAAGCGCGCGCGGGCGCCGGCGGCTGCGGCGGGGCCG